A region of the Candidatus Rokuibacteriota bacterium genome:
GCCGGGGGGCACGCGCGCGCCCTTGGCGACCGCGTGGCTCGAGGAGAGCACCAGATCGTGCCCGCTGAGATCCAGCCCGCGTATCGCGGCCGGGAAGAGCGGCAGGTAGTGGCGGTAGCGGCGCCGGGCGTCCGGCATCCGCTGGATGAAGGACGTCACGATGCGACGCCCTTCGATCGCGGGCGACACCGAGCCCGGCACATGAAGGAGCGTGAACAGGTCCGCCTCGGGGAAGAGCTCGCAGAAGACCTCGAGGCAGCGCTCGCCGCCCCGCATGCCGGTGAGCCAGTCGTGGACCAGCGCGACTCGTGGACCCGAGCCCGATGGGCGATGTCCGGGCGTCCGGCCGGTGGCCATTCCGGCTCGCGAGGCGTCGCTCAGCGGGACGCGCGGGTCCGCTGCCGCCAGTAGTCCAGGAGCTCCGTGAGCGTGCGCTCGAAGGGAATCTCCGTCTTCCAGCCGGTGGCCTTGTGCATCTTGGTCGGATCCCCCTCGAGAATCATGACGTCGGAGGGACGCAGCCGCGCCGGGTCGGTCTTGACCGTGATCCCCTTAACCGTGGAGAGATTCAATACGAAGTCGAGCACCTGCCGGATGGACCACGACCGCCCCGAGCAGAGGTTGTAGACCTCGCCGGGCTCGCCGCGCTCGAGCAGGAGCCAGTACCCGCGCACGACATCGCGCACGTCGGAGTAGTCGCGGCGCGGGGTGAGATCGCCGACATAGACCACCGGCTCGCGCAGCCCGGCCTCGATCTCGGCCACCTGCCGGGCGAAGTTCGACGTGACGAAGACGTCCCCGCGGCGGGGTCCCTCGTGGTTGAAGGCCCGCGTGCGGACGATCGGCAGGCCGTAGCTCTTGAAGTACTGGTAGGCCATCATGTCCTGCGTGACCTTGCTGACGGCGTAGGGCGACAGCGGCCGGAGCGGATTGGTCTCCTTGATCGGCAGCTCGTCCTCGAGGACCAGCCCGTACTCCTCGCTCGAGCCCACCGCCAGGAGGCGCGGCGACATCTTGAGGCCTCTGAGGGCCTCCAGCAGGTTGACCTGGGACAGGATGTTGGTCGTCAGCGTCTCCGCCGGCGCGTGCCAGGACACGCCCACGAAGCTCTGGGCCGCCAGGTGCACGACGTAGTCGGGGACCGAGATCTCGAGCAGCGAGCGAACAGACGACACGTCCCTGAGGTCGGACTCGATGAAGGTGACCGTGGAGCGCAGGTGCTCGATGTTCTCCGTCTTGCTCCGCCACCGGTTCGAGCCGAAGACCTGGGCGCCCTTGGCCAAGGCATACTCGGCCATGTGACTCCCGACGAAACCAGTAATGCCGGTGATCAGCACTCGCATTCACGACGCTCCTGGAGAAGATTCACTCTTTCACGCAGTTAGGTTGATTATACGCCAGGGGTCCAAGCGCGTCCTCCAGCAAAACGGCGCCCCGCGGTCGGGTCAGCGGCCGCCGAGGCGGCGGAGGGCCCGGCGCGCGCCGGGCGGGACAGCCTGCGCGAGCAACGGGCGGAGGACGAAGAGCGCGCACCAGGGCGGGTATGCCCCGCTCCGCACCGCCCGCCACCTGACGCTCGCCTCCGCCCTGAGACGCTCGGTGTCGCGCGCCTCGGATATCCGCCCGGGGCGGAGCCGGCGGAGGACCAGCGGCTCCGGCAGGTTCGCCATGCGCGTCACGCTGCTCATCCGCATCCACAGGTCGTAGTCCTGGGCGACGGGGAAGGCTTCGTCGTACCCGCCCGCCTGCTCCACCGCGGCCCGTCTCATCACGACCGAGGAGTGGACGAACGGATTGCGGCGGATCAGGGCGCGCCGGATCCCCGCATCGTCCGCGGGGGGACGCACGATCGCGACTTCGCGTCCGGAAGCGTCGACCTCGCGCGCTGCCGTGCCGACCAGCCCGACATCCGGATGCGCCGAGAGAAAGGCCAGCTGGCGCTCCAGGCGCTCGGGCAGCGCCACGTCGTCGGCGTCGAGGCGCGCCAGGAGTGGCCCCCGCGAAAGCCTGAGCGCGGCGTTCAGCGCCGAGGTGAGGCCGCCGCGAGCGCGCCGGACCACCGAAAGCCTGGGATCGCGGAAGGAGCCGAGGATCTCAGACGTCGCGTCCGTGGAGTCGTCGTCGACCACGATCAGCTCCAGGTCGCCCGCGGTCTGCCCGAGGACGCTCTCGACCGCGGCCCGCACCCAGGGCGCGCCGTTCCACACGCCCATCAGCACCGATACCGCCGGAGGCTTCACGGCGCCGCCGTGGCGCGGAGGCGGGTCTCGATGGCAAGCACGCCCGCCATATGACGCACCCCCGGGAGGCGGCCGAGGTGGGACTCGAGGTGAAACCGCCTCGCGGGATCGGGCACCAGCCGACTCGTGTAGGGAAACCAGTACCCTGTGATGCGGGGTCGCTCGAAGCCTCCGTGTCGGCACAGGGCCCTGATCTCCCCGCAAGTCACGAAGTCGTGCGTCCCCCAGTTGATCTCGCGCGACCAGTACTCGCGGGCGCGGTAGTACCTGAGCCACTTGCGCGCAAGCCGCGCGATGCGGCGGAGATTGTGGTGGGGCTCGACCATGAGGAGCCGGCCGCCCGGGCGCAGCACTCGCCCCAGCGCTTCGAACACCTCGGGCCGCCGGTGCATATGGTGCAGCGACTGGATCACGAGCGCCGAGTCCACCGAATGCGGGGGCAGGCGATCGGGAAGCTCGGCCGCGGACACCCCCAGGATCTCGACATTGCCGATACCGTACGCCTCGCATCCCTCCCTGAGCACGCGCTGCATGTCGGGCACCGGCTCGACGGCCGTCACGGCGTCGGCCCGGCGCGCGATCAAGCGCGTGAAGTACCCGCTCCCGGCGCCAAGCTCGAGCGCGCGGCCGTAACCGCGGCCCGGCCAGACATCCTCCACCAGCTGCTGGGCCGGGTACTCGTGGTGCTCCGCCTCGGCGTACCTGTGGGTTGCCTCGTACCCGGTAGCGCCGGGGCCCGAGTACATCCCGACGTTGCCCGCGAGGTTGATCCGGTCGAGCTGGCCCTTGAGGTCGCGGGGCAGGAACGCCATCTTCGCCGGCTGCGGCAGCACGATGTACAGCAGGAAGCGCCACGGACCTGCCTTCACCGCTCCCCCCGCTTCCGCAAGACCAGGTTGAGGTAGGGCAGCGCCAGCGAGGGAGACAAGCCGAGCCGACGGAGCCCCGCGCAGACGAGGCTGAAGGCCGGCAGGAGGCTTCGGCGGCTGCGGGAGCGCGCGGTGTCGCGAAAAAACCGCCAACCGTATCCGACCTCTTCGGTCACGTCGTCGAGCCCCCCCAGCCCCGAGGACGGGAGACATTCGGCGAGCGAGGCGTTCCGCCACCCCGTGCCGTCGGTCACGAACTCCGCATAGTCGACGCCGCGAAACCGCCGCGGCCGCCCGAGCTTCGCGTAAGCAAATGCCAGGGGCGCCGGCAGCCACTGGATCAGCGGCAGTCCGACGGAGTGCGTCTCGAGCGGGAAGAAGCGGTTCGGCGTGTCGAGGATGGCGATGTGCCCGCCGGGAGCGAGCACGCGGTAGTACTCGTCCACGATCTGGCGGCGGCCCCGCACCGGCAGGTGCTCGACGACGCCCAGAACCAGGACGACGTCGAACTGTCGGTCGGGATACGGCAGCCTTCTCGTCTCGTCGTTGGACAAGAGGCGCACCTCCCGCACGCGACTGAGACGCATCTCTTCGACCTTGAGCCGCACGATGGCGGCGAAGGCCGGGTCCGTGTCGAACGTCGTGATGTCCCGCACGTCCGGGTGGGCGGCCAGGTACTCAGTGATGTGGCCGAAGGAACAGCCGACCTCGAGAACGGAGAGATCCCGGGCGCCACGGCCGCGCAGGTAGGCGAAGAGCGGGTCGAGGAAAAGCCGGCCCCGCGTCTCCTTGAACGAGAAGTACTGCGGCGCGCGCGCAGGGCCCTTACGCTCGACGAGCATCCGGACGACTCGCGCGCTGTACGCCGTCGAGTACTCCCGCCCGCCAACGGTGAGCACGCGTCGGTCACCCAGGTCCTCGAGACGGTACGGGGGCTCGCTCATCTCTTGCAGGATAACAGCGCCCCCGGTCGCCTGCCTACACCGGCTTCTCCAGGATGATGAAGATGCGCGTGGCGACCCAGCGCGCCAGCGGGTGAAGCGCCGCCTCCCCCGCGCGCGCCAGGCTCTGGAAGAGGCCCGGCAGCGGTCTCCCGACCTTGAAGCCGAAGGTCGCCAGGTAGGGCAGGCCGACGAAAGGCTCCGCTCTCAGGAGGTGGAGCGGCAGGTCGGCCCCGCGGAGCCTGGCCAGAAGCAGGTACGGGATCGCGGCGTTGCCGTCGAGGGCTGCCTTGGGGTCCGAGTCGAATGGACGGGCCACGTCCACACCCAGGCGGCACTCCTCGTGGTGGAAGAACCGGTAGAGCACCCAGGACGGCGCCGTGATCCACGGCTCGACCATCGCGAGCCTGCCGCCCGGCTTGAGCACGCGCGCGGCCTCGGCGAGGAAGTCGAGGGGCCGCGGCAGGTGATGGAGCGTGTCCACCATCACGATGGCTCCCACGCTGTCCGAGCGGAAGGGCAGGACGTCCGCGTCGCAGCGGACGTCGACGGAGAGCCCCGGGACGACGTCGGTAGCGACGAGCGATGGCGCGCGCTCCTTGAAGAAGCCGGGACCGGAGCCGACCTCGACCACCGGGCGGCGGGCGGCCACCGCCGCCAGCAGCCGGTCGAACCACTCCCGGTACACGGAGCGGAGCTCGGGGCGCGCCTGCCACGCGGCGCGGTGCTGCGCCAGAGTCGCGACATCGCTCATGCGACGAAGAAGAGGCGCCCCGCCGCCAGCGCGGACATGCGCAGGAGCAGCCACCCGTCGGCGAAGCGGCTGATGTTCGGCGCCCCGTACGTGCGCTCGCGGTAGCGCACGGGGATCTCCACGATGCGCAGGTTGAGCTTGGCGGCCCCGAAGATCAGGTCGAAGTCGCCGTACGGGTCGAAGTCGCCGAAGTGGGTCCGCCCGGCCGCGAGATGCGCGTAGTCCTCGCGCCAGATAACCTTGGTACCGCAGAGCGTGTCCTTGATGGGCTGGCCGATCAGGGCGCTCAGCAGGAGGCCGAAGAAGCGGTTGCCGAGCAGGTTCAGGAAGCGCATGGCCTTGGGGTCCATGGTGTAGACGAGGCGCGAGCCCATCACGAACTCCCCCGCCCCCGACACCATGGCTTCGTAGAACTGCGGCAGGTCCTCCGGGGCGACCGAGAGGTCGGCGTCGAGAATGATGAGCATGTCGCCCGACGCGTGCGCGAAGCCGAGCCGCACCGCGTCGCCCTTGCCCTTGCCGCTCTGGACCATGACCTTGATGTCCAGCTCCGGATGGGCCGCCGACACCCGCCGGCACTCCTCGAGCGTGTCGTCCTTCGAGTGCCCCTCGACGAAGATGAGCTCCGTGCGGGAGCCGAGGGCCGGGAGCCGGCGCACGGCCTGCTCGATGTTGCCCTTCTCGTTGCGGCACGGGCAGACGACCGTCACGCTCGGCGGCTCCGGCGCGGCGCGCGGGATCGGCCTGGCAACCACCCAGTTGGTCCACACGAACCAGCGGACGATGGGCAGATGCGCGAGGAAGCGGTTGGCCCAGCGGCTGATCGGGCCGAGCCGAAGCGGCAGCAGGATGTGCCCGCGCGAGCGCACCGTCTCGAAGCCGGCGAGCCGCAGCAGGTTCTCGACGTCGCCGACGGTCGTCCAGTTGAGCAGCGGCAGCGGGTACTTGAGCCGGAGGGCCTCGAGGAGATGCACCACCGGCTGCCAGACACGGCTGTACCAGTTGATGATGATGCGCGTCCGGGGGTGGGAGACGGCGCGCAGGTGCTCGAGCGCGCCCCGGATGTCGAAGAGGTAGCCGACGAGATCAGACAGGATTATGTAGTCGAACTCGCGGCCGGGCAGGTCGAGCCGCTCCGACGCCGCGTGGCGGAATTCGAGATGAGGGTGGCGCTCCGATGCGTGGGCCACCATGGCGGCGGAGAGGTCGATGCCGACGCCCTCCGACGGCTCGAGGGAAGCCAGGAGGTCTCCCGTGCCGCAGCCGACCTCGAGCACGCGGGCGCCGCGAGGCACGTGGAAGCGCGCCAGCGACGCGATGGACTCGTGGTAGCCGGAGTTGCGGGCACGCCAGTAGTCGACGCGGCCCGCGTAGTCGTTGAAGAAGGCTTCGAAGCCGGCGAGGTACTCGTCCATCGCGGCCGGCGGCCGCTCGCTCCGCACCCGGCGCGCCCAGCGGATCGCGTCGCTGGCTGTCACGCTAGGAGCGGCCGCCTCCCTGGCCGAGGTACCACTCGACGGTGCGCTCGAGGCCGACCTTGAAGGGCGTCCGCGCCTTGAAGCCGAACGCCGCGGCGGCCCGGGAGGTGTCCAGCGCCCGCCGCGGCTGGCCGTCGGGACGGCTCGCGTCCCAGACGAGCGCGCCCGCGTATCCGGTGATCGCCTTGATCAGGTCGGCCAGCTCCCGCGTGGAGATCTCCGAGCCCGAGCCCAGGTTGACCGGCTCGCTCGTGTTGTAGCGCTCAGCGGCCAGCACGACGGCCTCCGCCGCGTCCTCGACGTAAAGGAACTCGCGCGTCGGCCGGCCCGTGCCCCAGCACGCAACCGACGGCGCTCCGGCGCGCTTGGCCTCGAGGCACTTGCGCATGAGCGCCGGGATGACGTGCGAGCGCTCGGGGTCGAAGTTGTCGCGCGGCCCGTAGAGATTGACCGGCAGCAGGTTGATCGAGTTGAAGCCGTACTCCTGGCGGTAGGCATCGGACTGGACCATCAGCATCTTCTTGGCGAGCCCGTAGGGCGCGTTGGTCTCCTCCGGGTAGCCGATCCAGAGGTCCGACTCCTTGAACGGCACCGGCGTGAACTTCGGATAGGAGCAGACGGTGCCGATAGCGACCAGCTTCTCGATGCCCGCGAGCCGCCCCTGCTCCATCATGTGGGCGCCCATCATCAGGTTCCTGTAGAAAAAGTCGCCGGGATGCTTCTGGTTGGCGCCGATGCCGCCCACGACGGCCGCCAGGTGGATCACGATGTCCGGGCTCGCGTCGCGGTAGGCGCGCCGCACCGCCGCCGCGTCCACCAGGTCGTACTCCCGGCTGCGCGGCACGAAGATCTCCTTGGCGCCCTCGGCCCGCAGGCGGTCGACCACGAAGGATCCGAAGAATCCCGCGCCGCCGGTGACCATCACGCGGCGCGCGGACCAGAACGGCGCCCGGTCGGCCACGGCGCTTAGCGGTGCGCGGTTCCCGCCAGCTTGCGCCAGCGGCGGCGGGTGTAGAAGCGGTCCACGAACCACTTCGCGTACCGCGTATCCTCGGTGCCCGTGGTGACAGCCTTGACGAGCGTCCGGATCACCCGGAGCGGGCGGAACAGGAACGACAGCAGGTAGAAGTTCCAGAACATCCACATCATGGTCCAGTAGAGGCGCCGCGTGCTGATGGCGTCGGCGTACGACGGCGCCTTCTGGGTGTAGAAGTCCATCGGGGAGACGAAGAAGTCGTCGTCGAGCTCGATCTTGCCCTCGCGCTGGAGCCGCGTGAAGAGCTCCGAGCCGGGGTACGGCACGAACTTCGACACGGCGACGTCGTAGACCCCGAGCCAGGCCATCCTGCGGATGAGTCGGGTCGTCTGCCTGAGCGTGTCCGGCGTGTCGTCGGGGAAGCCGATGACGATGAAGCAGGAGAGCTTGAGCCCGCGCTTGACGGCGATCCGCATGGACTCGAGCATCCGCGGGAGGTCCACCTGCTTCTTGATGACCTTGAGGATCTCGGGCGAGCCGCTCTCGGGCGCGAAGGCGAGCGCCCGGCAGCCCGAGCGGTACAGGAGGTCGGCGACCTCGGCGTCGAACACGTCGGCGCGCGTGCCGCTCGGCATCTGCCAGGTGATGTGCAGGTCGCGGGCGATCAGCTCCCGGCAGAAGTCCACGATCCACTGCCGCTTGATGATCGACGTCAGGTCCTGGAAGTCGAAGTTCGTCACCCGGTACTTGCGGGCGTAGAGCTCCATCTCGTCGGCGACGAGCTTGGGGTCGCGCGGGATCCAGCGCTGGGTCCACATGCCGGGGTTGGAGCAGAAGGTGCACTGAAACGGGCAGCCGCGCGTCGCCAGGAGCGGCATGGACCGCCCCATGTTGGCGCCGTTGATCTGGTGTCGCGCGATGTACTCCTCGATGGGGAACGAGTCCCAGTCGGGCGGCGCGATCTTGTCCACGTCCTTTTTCCGCGCCGAGAGCCCGGTCATGACGACACGGTCGCCGTCCTTGAACGCGATGCCCCTGACCTGCGACAGCGGACGTCCGTCGCGCCTCGCGCGCAGCAGCTCGACCACCGTGTCCTCGCCCTCGCCCAGCACGATCGCGTCGAAGGGACTGACCTTCAGCACGTTCTCGGGCACCGCGGTGCCGTGCTCGCCGCCCAGGACCATCCAGGCGTTGGGGAACTTCTCCCGCACCGCCCAGGCCAGCTTGTTCACGAGCGGCCACAGCGTGGAGAACATGCAGGCGACGCCGATCACCTCGGCGTCCGGATGGATGCGGGCCGTGATCTCGTCGAAGGACAGCCCCTGGATCATGAAGTCGTCGCGGTCGGGATAGGGGCGCACGACGTCGAGGGCTTGGCCGGTGCCGTCGATGACCTGGTAGGGCAGGCCCGCGTCCTTGATCGCGGCCGCGATGTAGGCAAGCCCCAGCGGCGGGTTGGGCGTGTGCATCTGCAGGCCGGAGAAGGTTTTGATGCCCGGCGGATTGATCAGCGTGATCATGGCCGTGTGTCTACGGCAGCACGAATCGGGCCAACCCCCGGCGGCCTCAGGATTGGACCGCAATGCCCGAGATCATGGGTTCCCGCTCGCGAAGCCCCATGCGTTGAACAGCGCCGGCCTCATCGGGCCCTGCAAACGCGGGGAAGTCGACGTGTTCGCGGGGCCCGGGCCGGGACCTCAGCGCGCCGCGATAACGCGCATGAGCGCGATCTCGCGCGCCACCAGTGTCGAGAGGTCGTAGCGTTCTACGATCATCTTCCTCGCCGCCTTCCCAAGCCGCGCCGCCAGCGCCGGGTCGTCGAAGACCTGCCGAAGGCGAGCAGCCAGCTCCTCCGGGCGGTGCGGGTCGAAGAGGAGCCCGGTCTCCCCATCGGTGATGAGCGACCGGTTGCCCGCGCAGTCCGAGGCGACACAGGGCAGCCCGCAGGCCATGGCCTCGAGCAGAACCTTCGGATGTCCCTCCGTGAACGAGGCCAGGACGAAGACGTCCGACGAGGTATAGACCGCGGGCAGCTTGGCCTGCTCGACCACCCCCAGAAACTCCACGGACCCACCCTGTGCCCTGGCTTGGGCGTCGAGATCGGCGCGCAGTGGACCGCTTCCCGCCAGCCGTAACGTGGCGCCGGCGCCGGCCGAGGCCGTGGCCTCGACCACGGTCTGGAGATTCTTTTCCGGGGAGAGCCTGCCGACGTACACGATTCGACGGCCGCGGGCACGCTCGCCGTCCCCGGGCCGGAAGAGCCGGAGGTCGACGCCGTTCGGGATGAGCTCCACGCGCGGAGCCAGCCTCGCGGCGCGCACCCTCAGCTCCTCCGTGGTGGCGATGACGGCCGCGGCGTGGCGGAGGCCGAGGCGCTCGACCACGGCTTTGAGCACGCGCTTGGGCCCGGGCCGGGACAGCCGGCCGTACCAGAAGCCGTAGGTCGTCACGTACGGAATGCCGAAGCGCCTCTTGGCCCGGAGCGCCGGGATGACGCCCGTGATCTGGAAGACGCGAAGGACGCTGCAGCGTCGGAACTCCGCCGCATGCGCCCCGACCATGGTCACGGCGCGGCGGCCGCGGCTCATGGGCCGCCCCGGCGCGAGCACGCGGACGCGATCGAGCAGAGCAGGCTCGCTCGTGAACTCGTCGAGCGACTCGGCGAGGTAGCTGAAGTAGCAGACCTCGCCGAAGGCGTCCGCATAGGGTCGCATGTAGGCATCCAGGAGCCTGGACTGCTGGCCGGTCTCGGCTAGGGCGCGGATCCCGCTCCCCAGCGCGGGCAGGAAGCCGACCGCCATCAGCGGCGCTTCCTCGCGACAACCTGGAAGCCGGTACTCTCCTCCGGGTGCCGCACGGCCGCCTCCCGCTTCCATCGGCTCAGCCGCTCGTAGAGCATGAGTGACAGCCCGCCCACGGCGTCGATGGCCCCGGCCCAGGGCGTGTCGAGGACCACGGGCATCACCGGGCCGTCGGGCTCGAATCCCGCGGCCGCCAACTCGGCCAGGAACTCCGACTGCGTGTACTCGATCTTGTGGTCGGGGTCGGAGTAGGAGAAGAGCCCGGCTGCGCGGAGCGTGCGGCGCCACCGCGTCTCGCGGTTGGGGCCCGAGACGAGCAGCCGGCCGTCGTCCTTGAGGACGCGGTGGATCTCCCGCAGAACCGCGGTACGCGGCACGAGGTGCTCGATGACGTCAAGAAAGAGGGCGGCGTCGAACGAGCGGTCGGGGAACGGGAAGGCACCGGTGATGTCCCAGGCGAAGATGCGCGCGTTGTCGAGCCCGCGCTCGCGGATGGTGCGGGCGGCGATGGGCAGCTGGGCCAGATCATAGTCGAAGCCCACGATGGTGCGGCAGCAGGTCGCGGCGCGCACGAGATGCGCGCCGTTGGCGCAGCCCACGTCGAGGACCCGGTCGCCGGAGGACAGATACGGCAGGTACCAATCGTGCCATGGATGATCGACGAGGTGCTTGGGATGGATGGGATACGGGCGCTTGCCCGTCCACCGCACGAGACGTACGCCGAGCGCCTTGCCGCGTCGGTTCACGACGTCCACCGCGCGCACCGTCAGCCGGCCGAGCGGGTTCATCGCGGCGCCCGCCCGCCGCGCCGCCGCCAGGCCTCGAGCGTGTCCTCGTAGACACGGCGCGTGGCCGCCACGCAGGGCTCCCAGCGGAAGAGGCGGTCGGCGCGCTCACGCCCCACGGTGCCGAACTTCTCCCTGAGCGCGGGATCGCCCAGGAGCAGCACGAGCCGCTCGAGGAAGCGGTCGGGTGCCGCCGGATCGCACGTGAAGCCGCTCTCGCCGTCGGCGACCAGTTCGGGGATGGAGCCGCGGTCGGAGGCGACCACGGGCACGCCGGAGGACATGGCCTCGGCCACGGTGAAGCCGAAGCCCTCCATGGCCGATGGGAAGAGGAAGACGTCCGCGAGGTTGAAGTGCGC
Encoded here:
- a CDS encoding GDP-mannose 4,6-dehydratase, with the translated sequence MRVLITGITGFVGSHMAEYALAKGAQVFGSNRWRSKTENIEHLRSTVTFIESDLRDVSSVRSLLEISVPDYVVHLAAQSFVGVSWHAPAETLTTNILSQVNLLEALRGLKMSPRLLAVGSSEEYGLVLEDELPIKETNPLRPLSPYAVSKVTQDMMAYQYFKSYGLPIVRTRAFNHEGPRRGDVFVTSNFARQVAEIEAGLREPVVYVGDLTPRRDYSDVRDVVRGYWLLLERGEPGEVYNLCSGRSWSIRQVLDFVLNLSTVKGITVKTDPARLRPSDVMILEGDPTKMHKATGWKTEIPFERTLTELLDYWRQRTRASR
- a CDS encoding glycosyltransferase, yielding MKPPAVSVLMGVWNGAPWVRAAVESVLGQTAGDLELIVVDDDSTDATSEILGSFRDPRLSVVRRARGGLTSALNAALRLSRGPLLARLDADDVALPERLERQLAFLSAHPDVGLVGTAAREVDASGREVAIVRPPADDAGIRRALIRRNPFVHSSVVMRRAAVEQAGGYDEAFPVAQDYDLWMRMSSVTRMANLPEPLVLRRLRPGRISEARDTERLRAEASVRWRAVRSGAYPPWCALFVLRPLLAQAVPPGARRALRRLGGR
- a CDS encoding class I SAM-dependent methyltransferase — encoded protein: MKAGPWRFLLYIVLPQPAKMAFLPRDLKGQLDRINLAGNVGMYSGPGATGYEATHRYAEAEHHEYPAQQLVEDVWPGRGYGRALELGAGSGYFTRLIARRADAVTAVEPVPDMQRVLREGCEAYGIGNVEILGVSAAELPDRLPPHSVDSALVIQSLHHMHRRPEVFEALGRVLRPGGRLLMVEPHHNLRRIARLARKWLRYYRAREYWSREINWGTHDFVTCGEIRALCRHGGFERPRITGYWFPYTSRLVPDPARRFHLESHLGRLPGVRHMAGVLAIETRLRATAAP
- a CDS encoding class I SAM-dependent methyltransferase encodes the protein MSEPPYRLEDLGDRRVLTVGGREYSTAYSARVVRMLVERKGPARAPQYFSFKETRGRLFLDPLFAYLRGRGARDLSVLEVGCSFGHITEYLAAHPDVRDITTFDTDPAFAAIVRLKVEEMRLSRVREVRLLSNDETRRLPYPDRQFDVVLVLGVVEHLPVRGRRQIVDEYYRVLAPGGHIAILDTPNRFFPLETHSVGLPLIQWLPAPLAFAYAKLGRPRRFRGVDYAEFVTDGTGWRNASLAECLPSSGLGGLDDVTEEVGYGWRFFRDTARSRSRRSLLPAFSLVCAGLRRLGLSPSLALPYLNLVLRKRGER
- a CDS encoding class I SAM-dependent methyltransferase — translated: MSDVATLAQHRAAWQARPELRSVYREWFDRLLAAVAARRPVVEVGSGPGFFKERAPSLVATDVVPGLSVDVRCDADVLPFRSDSVGAIVMVDTLHHLPRPLDFLAEAARVLKPGGRLAMVEPWITAPSWVLYRFFHHEECRLGVDVARPFDSDPKAALDGNAAIPYLLLARLRGADLPLHLLRAEPFVGLPYLATFGFKVGRPLPGLFQSLARAGEAALHPLARWVATRIFIILEKPV
- a CDS encoding glycosyltransferase; amino-acid sequence: MTASDAIRWARRVRSERPPAAMDEYLAGFEAFFNDYAGRVDYWRARNSGYHESIASLARFHVPRGARVLEVGCGTGDLLASLEPSEGVGIDLSAAMVAHASERHPHLEFRHAASERLDLPGREFDYIILSDLVGYLFDIRGALEHLRAVSHPRTRIIINWYSRVWQPVVHLLEALRLKYPLPLLNWTTVGDVENLLRLAGFETVRSRGHILLPLRLGPISRWANRFLAHLPIVRWFVWTNWVVARPIPRAAPEPPSVTVVCPCRNEKGNIEQAVRRLPALGSRTELIFVEGHSKDDTLEECRRVSAAHPELDIKVMVQSGKGKGDAVRLGFAHASGDMLIILDADLSVAPEDLPQFYEAMVSGAGEFVMGSRLVYTMDPKAMRFLNLLGNRFFGLLLSALIGQPIKDTLCGTKVIWREDYAHLAAGRTHFGDFDPYGDFDLIFGAAKLNLRIVEIPVRYRERTYGAPNISRFADGWLLLRMSALAAGRLFFVA
- a CDS encoding GDP-L-fucose synthase, translating into MVTGGAGFFGSFVVDRLRAEGAKEIFVPRSREYDLVDAAAVRRAYRDASPDIVIHLAAVVGGIGANQKHPGDFFYRNLMMGAHMMEQGRLAGIEKLVAIGTVCSYPKFTPVPFKESDLWIGYPEETNAPYGLAKKMLMVQSDAYRQEYGFNSINLLPVNLYGPRDNFDPERSHVIPALMRKCLEAKRAGAPSVACWGTGRPTREFLYVEDAAEAVVLAAERYNTSEPVNLGSGSEISTRELADLIKAITGYAGALVWDASRPDGQPRRALDTSRAAAAFGFKARTPFKVGLERTVEWYLGQGGGRS
- a CDS encoding radical SAM protein; the protein is MITLINPPGIKTFSGLQMHTPNPPLGLAYIAAAIKDAGLPYQVIDGTGQALDVVRPYPDRDDFMIQGLSFDEITARIHPDAEVIGVACMFSTLWPLVNKLAWAVREKFPNAWMVLGGEHGTAVPENVLKVSPFDAIVLGEGEDTVVELLRARRDGRPLSQVRGIAFKDGDRVVMTGLSARKKDVDKIAPPDWDSFPIEEYIARHQINGANMGRSMPLLATRGCPFQCTFCSNPGMWTQRWIPRDPKLVADEMELYARKYRVTNFDFQDLTSIIKRQWIVDFCRELIARDLHITWQMPSGTRADVFDAEVADLLYRSGCRALAFAPESGSPEILKVIKKQVDLPRMLESMRIAVKRGLKLSCFIVIGFPDDTPDTLRQTTRLIRRMAWLGVYDVAVSKFVPYPGSELFTRLQREGKIELDDDFFVSPMDFYTQKAPSYADAISTRRLYWTMMWMFWNFYLLSFLFRPLRVIRTLVKAVTTGTEDTRYAKWFVDRFYTRRRWRKLAGTAHR
- a CDS encoding glycosyltransferase family 4 protein, with the translated sequence MAVGFLPALGSGIRALAETGQQSRLLDAYMRPYADAFGEVCYFSYLAESLDEFTSEPALLDRVRVLAPGRPMSRGRRAVTMVGAHAAEFRRCSVLRVFQITGVIPALRAKRRFGIPYVTTYGFWYGRLSRPGPKRVLKAVVERLGLRHAAAVIATTEELRVRAARLAPRVELIPNGVDLRLFRPGDGERARGRRIVYVGRLSPEKNLQTVVEATASAGAGATLRLAGSGPLRADLDAQARAQGGSVEFLGVVEQAKLPAVYTSSDVFVLASFTEGHPKVLLEAMACGLPCVASDCAGNRSLITDGETGLLFDPHRPEELAARLRQVFDDPALAARLGKAARKMIVERYDLSTLVAREIALMRVIAAR
- a CDS encoding methyltransferase domain-containing protein, whose amino-acid sequence is MNPLGRLTVRAVDVVNRRGKALGVRLVRWTGKRPYPIHPKHLVDHPWHDWYLPYLSSGDRVLDVGCANGAHLVRAATCCRTIVGFDYDLAQLPIAARTIRERGLDNARIFAWDITGAFPFPDRSFDAALFLDVIEHLVPRTAVLREIHRVLKDDGRLLVSGPNRETRWRRTLRAAGLFSYSDPDHKIEYTQSEFLAELAAAGFEPDGPVMPVVLDTPWAGAIDAVGGLSLMLYERLSRWKREAAVRHPEESTGFQVVARKRR